The genomic region GTCCCTATCCAGCATGCTTATCCAACGGTTGTAGTTGCGATGGATCTTGCCGTCCTTGTAGCCCAGGTCGCGGCTGTCGCGGTAGGTGATGGCGTAGTTGTTACGGGTGTAGCGGATATCGATGGCGGCATAGAACTGGCCGCGCACGGTGATCTCGGCCTGCACCAGCTGCGGGCTCAGGCGTTGCACGGTCCACTCACGTTTCTGCAGGGCGGCGACGATGGCTTGTTTCATCTTTTCTTCGCTGACCTGGCTGGTGGCCGGCAACTCATGTTGGGTGTTGAGCACCGGCTTGCTGGTGCAACCGGCGGTGGTCAGCAGGGCCAGGGTGATCAGGGTCGCGCGTAGCAGGGAAGACATTCCGTTTTCTCCAATCGATTAAAAGTCAGGACCAGCGGCGGAAGATCAACGAGGTGTTGACGCCGCCGAAAGCGAAGTTGTTGTTCATCACATAGTCGTTGTGCATCTGCCGAAAGCCCCCTTGCAGGTAATCGAGCTCGCCGCATTGCGGGTCGACCGAGTCCAGGTTGAAGGTGTGCACGTACTCGTCGCGGTTCATCATTTCGATGCTGAACCACGACTCCAGCGCGCCGCAGGCACCCAGGGTGTGGCCGAGGAAACTCTTCTGCGAGCTGATCGGCATGCGGCTGCCGAACAGGCTGCTGGTGGCTAGGGTTTCGGCGATGTCGCCCTGGTCGGTGGCGGTGCCATGGCCGTTGACGTAGCCAATGGCGGACGGTTCAAGCCCGGCATCTTCCAGGGCCAGTTCCATGGCGCGGCGCATGGTTTTCTGCTCCGGGCGGGTGGTGTGCTGGCCGTCGGCGTTGCTGCCAAAACCGACCAGCTCGGCGTGGATGTGCGCACCCCGCGCCAGGGCATGTTCCAGCTCCTCGAGCACCAGCATGCCGCCGCCTTCGCCGATCACCAGGCCATCGCGGCCGCTGTCGTAGGGGCGTGGGCTGGTTTGCGGTGCGTCGTTCTTCAGGCTGGTGGCGTAGAGCGCATCGAA from Pseudomonas synxantha harbors:
- a CDS encoding beta-ketoacyl-ACP synthase, whose protein sequence is MKRVVVTGMAGMTSLGSDWGTIAANFRANRSGIRRMDEWDRFTELNTRLAGPIDDFVVPAHWTRKQLRSMGRVSRLAVWAAEQALHDAGLLGDESIKDGRMGVACGSSTGSTDEIKAFGNMLLNSVAEGLNANSYVRMMPHTTAANISIFFGLTGRLIPTSSACTSGSQGIGYAYEAIKFGRLPLMLAGGAEELCPTEAMVFDALYATSLKNDAPQTSPRPYDSGRDGLVIGEGGGMLVLEELEHALARGAHIHAELVGFGSNADGQHTTRPEQKTMRRAMELALEDAGLEPSAIGYVNGHGTATDQGDIAETLATSSLFGSRMPISSQKSFLGHTLGACGALESWFSIEMMNRDEYVHTFNLDSVDPQCGELDYLQGGFRQMHNDYVMNNNFAFGGVNTSLIFRRWS